Proteins encoded in a region of the Tubulanus polymorphus chromosome 10, tnTubPoly1.2, whole genome shotgun sequence genome:
- the LOC141911882 gene encoding enkurin-like: protein MASTNESIYNLIPRDPERIAKDPRHISKFKTLAKDEYNANKGSYKTMGPAKVDCPTTDQFLKKHEKEPRLPESSEFKYTDSRKPPVPKPDDRPVMGLRTTKNFITTNAVENIMSVPKKPEMNYVDTKCGDKRPLEPSGLVPKYLNKKDFGKTPLYLSKRKDEIKKAQEEYDHYVSEHFRRGAMRKLEEYERQGILDGLKTNWEELHHQYQGLSVVTDTAPKKNRKERMEAEMKQLERDIEMIEKHTIIYLSHY, encoded by the exons ATGGCATCAACAAACGAAAGTATTTACAATCTTATACCAAGAGATCCGGAAAGAATCGCGAAGGACCCACG ACATATTTCGAAGTTTAAGACCTTAGCAAAAGATGAGTACAACGCTAACAAAGGGTCATATAAAACGATGGGACCTGCAAAGGTTGACTGTCCAACAACTGACCAGTTCCTCAAGAAACATGAAAAGGAACCAAGACTCCCTGAAT CGAGTGAATTCAAATATACTGATTCAAGGAAACCACCTGTACCGAAACCTGATGACAGACCGGTGATGGGCCTTCGGACAACCAAAAACTTCATCACCACTAATGCTGTTGAAAATATCATGTCCGTGCCAAAAAAGCCGGAAATGAATTATGTAGACACAAAATGTGGGGATAAGCGTCCACTGGAACCATCTGGATTGGTACCtaaatatctaaataaaaAG GACTTTGGTAAAACGCCGCTCTATCTGTCCAAACGTAAGGACGAGATAAAGAAAGCACAGGAAGAATATGACCACTATGTGTCTGAACATTTCCGACGTGGGGCGATGCGGAAACTTGAAGAATATGAAAGACAGGGGATCCTAGATGGGCTGAAAACTAACTGGGAGGAACTGCATCATCAATATCAAGGATTATCGGTTGTTACAGACACAGCCCCGAAAAAAAATCGCAAAGAGCGTATGGAAGCAGAAATGAAGCAACTCGAAAGGGacattgaaatgattgaaaaacatACAATTATATACTTATCGCACTATTAA